The proteins below come from a single Demetria terragena DSM 11295 genomic window:
- a CDS encoding helix-turn-helix domain-containing protein, with translation MSSRLPVPELPDLGAYLREQRQSAQLSLRQLADRTGISNPYLSQIERGLKKPSAEILQSLAKGLQISAEQLYVHAGFLDADTQPVTPDVRVAINADSRLTPKQRKVLLDVYASLVGDND, from the coding sequence ATGAGTTCGCGACTACCCGTACCGGAGCTGCCCGACCTGGGCGCATACCTTCGCGAGCAGCGCCAGTCCGCTCAGTTGTCCTTGCGCCAACTGGCCGACCGTACGGGCATCAGCAACCCCTATCTCTCCCAGATCGAGCGTGGACTCAAGAAGCCGAGCGCAGAGATTCTGCAGTCTCTTGCGAAGGGTCTGCAGATCTCAGCGGAACAGCTCTACGTCCACGCTGGCTTCCTCGATGCCGACACACAGCCGGTCACCCCGGATGTGCGAGTCGCAATCAACGCCGACTCGAGACTGACGCCGAAGCAGCGCAAGGTGCTGCTGGACGTCTACGCCTCACTCGTCGGTGACAACGACTGA
- a CDS encoding PRC-barrel domain-containing protein, which yields MLTPDQIPDLRRATARDQDGHRFGRVVEVFVDDDSDQVTWVTVSTGLFGTSHSFVPVKDADLADGDLVVPFGQNLVKNSPSVDAEDHLDADHEQRLYVHYGLA from the coding sequence GTGCTCACCCCCGACCAGATCCCCGATCTGCGGCGCGCCACCGCGCGAGACCAGGACGGCCACCGATTCGGGCGCGTGGTCGAGGTTTTCGTCGATGACGACTCCGACCAGGTGACCTGGGTGACGGTGTCGACCGGGCTCTTTGGCACGTCGCATTCGTTCGTGCCCGTCAAGGATGCCGACTTGGCCGATGGTGACCTCGTGGTCCCGTTCGGTCAAAACCTGGTCAAGAACTCACCCTCCGTCGATGCCGAAGACCATCTCGATGCCGATCACGAACAGCGTCTGTATGTCCACTACGGCCTCGCCTAG
- a CDS encoding asparaginase, producing the protein MTTSRAALSDAPVLACVERSGFVESVHRAVAVEVDQDGAVTQAYGAVDAPHFPRSSNKPMQALGMVRAGLDLPPDLLALGCASHSGEDIHLDGVRRILAGVGLSESDLQNTPDLPYDDVERRAWLRAGSAESSIAQNCSGKHAAMLATCVANDWDRSTYLDQAHPLQRAIADSLADLAGEPISATGVDGCGAPVMAISLAGLARAFGRIASAAPATPEGLVRGAIRSHPEMLGGSRRDVTALIRGVDGLIAKDGAEAVYAVGLSDGRGFALKVADGAQRARTPIMAALLRRGGVEAPVLEELADVPILGHGKVVGQVVAHLPDAAPER; encoded by the coding sequence GTGACTACCTCACGTGCTGCCCTGTCCGATGCTCCCGTTCTTGCCTGCGTGGAGCGCTCCGGTTTCGTCGAATCCGTTCATCGCGCCGTAGCGGTCGAGGTGGACCAAGACGGTGCGGTGACTCAGGCCTACGGCGCCGTCGACGCTCCGCACTTTCCGCGCTCGTCCAATAAACCCATGCAAGCCCTCGGTATGGTCCGTGCCGGACTCGACCTACCACCCGACCTGCTCGCGCTCGGGTGCGCCAGCCACTCAGGTGAGGACATTCATCTTGACGGTGTGCGCCGCATCCTGGCCGGCGTTGGTCTGAGCGAGTCCGACCTGCAGAACACCCCTGACCTTCCGTATGACGACGTCGAACGGCGGGCGTGGCTCCGCGCTGGATCTGCCGAGAGCTCCATCGCACAGAACTGTTCCGGCAAGCACGCCGCCATGCTGGCGACCTGCGTGGCGAATGACTGGGACCGCAGCACGTACCTGGACCAGGCGCATCCCCTGCAGCGCGCCATTGCCGACAGCCTTGCGGATCTGGCGGGCGAACCGATCTCAGCGACCGGTGTCGACGGATGCGGCGCCCCGGTCATGGCGATCAGTCTGGCTGGGCTCGCGCGCGCGTTCGGACGGATCGCCTCCGCAGCCCCTGCAACGCCAGAAGGCTTGGTACGAGGCGCCATTCGGTCCCACCCTGAGATGCTCGGCGGGTCGCGGCGCGATGTCACGGCGCTCATCCGCGGAGTGGATGGGTTGATTGCCAAAGATGGCGCGGAAGCGGTTTATGCGGTCGGTTTGTCCGATGGTCGAGGGTTTGCCCTCAAGGTGGCCGATGGTGCGCAGCGAGCGCGTACGCCCATCATGGCCGCGTTGCTTCGCCGGGGTGGTGTCGAGGCTCCGGTACTCGAGGAACTCGCGGACGTGCCGATTCTTGGGCACGGCAAGGTCGTCGGGCAGGTTGTCGCTCACTTGCCTGACGCTGCGCCAGAGCGCTGA
- the dtd gene encoding D-aminoacyl-tRNA deacylase produces MRAVLQRATRASVTVEGEVVGRIDRPGLVALVAATHDDGPDQVARMARKISEQRILRDERSVLDEAAPVLVISQFTLYGDTRKGRRPSWSAAAPGAIAEPLVDAVVEALRAMGIEVATGRFGAMMSVELVNDGPFTVIVDV; encoded by the coding sequence ATGCGAGCGGTCCTTCAGCGCGCAACCCGGGCCAGTGTGACGGTCGAAGGCGAGGTCGTCGGCCGTATTGACCGGCCAGGGCTCGTAGCGCTCGTGGCGGCGACCCACGACGATGGTCCCGATCAGGTGGCGCGGATGGCACGAAAGATCAGCGAGCAGCGCATCCTTCGCGATGAACGATCTGTCCTCGATGAGGCTGCCCCGGTGTTGGTGATCTCGCAGTTCACCTTGTACGGCGACACCCGCAAAGGTCGACGTCCGTCCTGGTCCGCCGCGGCGCCTGGCGCAATAGCCGAACCACTGGTGGATGCCGTGGTGGAAGCGTTGCGCGCCATGGGAATAGAGGTCGCCACCGGTCGGTTCGGGGCGATGATGTCGGTCGAGTTGGTGAACGACGGACCCTTCACCGTGATCGTGGACGTCTAG
- a CDS encoding DUF2516 family protein, whose translation MDAFFKVQGGIALILSIGVIAVVLVAFLDSLRHRVDAFPAAGKLTKPIWCGILGVGVLLSLLTFGNPLNIFTLLVVVASAVYLADVRPALQRVVGGGRSNGPYGPW comes from the coding sequence ATGGACGCCTTCTTCAAGGTCCAGGGCGGCATCGCGCTCATCCTGAGTATCGGGGTTATCGCGGTTGTGCTCGTGGCCTTTCTCGACTCCCTGCGCCACCGGGTGGATGCCTTTCCCGCCGCGGGCAAACTCACCAAGCCCATCTGGTGCGGCATCCTCGGTGTTGGAGTGTTGCTCTCGCTGTTGACCTTCGGGAATCCGCTCAACATCTTCACCTTGCTGGTCGTTGTGGCCTCCGCGGTCTACCTCGCAGACGTGCGTCCAGCGCTGCAGCGGGTCGTTGGTGGCGGTCGGTCGAATGGCCCGTACGGCCCGTGGTGA